From the genome of Pseudoalteromonas aliena SW19, one region includes:
- a CDS encoding TonB-dependent receptor, with the protein MKRKSQLAVLIAALLPASVLAKSIEGVVLNKQGKAVSNATIEVEGSDIKVIADVNGKFVITGLKGGLKELHVVAPGYAHLHRDITLNTSDSQSVAFNLERSPIEVIDIEATPIHMSAMESASPVSVLSGEKLRREQAATLGDSLERLPGVNTNFHAKVASTPIIRGLSGPRVLIAQNGLDVSDVSRVGPDHSVASEASTAQQIEVLRGPATLFYGSGAIGGVVNVVDNRVPTDSTTRGEWNVEHNSVDDQTVASFNATTGTDSFAFYADAFWREANDYEIPVAAELAHDDHDHAEHHSDYVVKNSNEESDGFTVGASYLFDQGFIGLAIEQFNRQYGIPGHSHGGEDEHSDEEESVFADLEQTKVQLLGEYNLDSKWLNKINLRAGFTDYEHAEIEHGSVGTTFKNETNELRVDILHSQFNEWNGGISFHYKQSDVEAQGSEAFTPPSQTQSYAIALMEERHFGDFLVQLGGRAERVTIDADNVLLPSIDAHAHDDVGGHDDHDHGHDEHSNATRVFDAKHEFTPVSLSAGVVWDFAPSYNLGLSLSRSERAPSASELLSFGPHIGTATYEVGALFDIHEDGHLGLSDHTIDLETANNIDLTFRKTQGDIGFIFNAFYNQVDNYYYQVETGLYAESVHDHEDDHDHGDEHDHSSELPVYLFKTDDVTLHGFEAQVAWQLTDEFKLELFSDYVRARLDSGGNLPRTPPLRFGTEFSYQTEKLSAHIHATRYQEQDRTAPEETATDGYTLVNASISYDLSVLNQDLSLYLRGTNLTNTEARVHSSFLKNIAPRPGRSFALGIRGYF; encoded by the coding sequence ATGAAACGAAAATCTCAATTAGCTGTGTTGATAGCAGCTTTATTACCCGCAAGTGTGCTTGCAAAATCCATTGAAGGCGTTGTGCTAAACAAGCAAGGTAAAGCTGTTAGTAACGCAACCATAGAAGTTGAAGGATCAGACATAAAAGTTATAGCGGATGTAAACGGCAAGTTTGTAATAACGGGTTTAAAAGGCGGTTTAAAAGAACTTCACGTTGTTGCCCCAGGTTATGCCCATCTTCATCGCGATATCACGCTCAATACCAGTGATAGCCAATCGGTTGCTTTTAATTTAGAGCGCTCACCAATTGAAGTTATTGACATTGAAGCAACCCCAATTCATATGTCAGCAATGGAATCAGCCTCTCCGGTGAGTGTTTTATCAGGTGAGAAATTAAGACGCGAACAAGCCGCAACACTCGGTGATAGCTTGGAAAGACTGCCAGGTGTTAATACTAATTTTCACGCCAAAGTCGCCAGTACTCCAATTATTCGTGGCTTAAGTGGACCTCGTGTACTGATCGCTCAAAATGGCCTTGATGTAAGTGATGTTTCGCGCGTTGGTCCCGATCACTCGGTAGCATCGGAGGCTTCTACCGCACAACAAATAGAGGTATTACGCGGCCCTGCAACGTTATTTTACGGCAGTGGTGCAATTGGCGGGGTAGTCAATGTGGTAGATAATCGCGTACCAACCGACAGTACAACTCGTGGTGAATGGAATGTAGAGCACAACTCGGTTGATGACCAAACCGTTGCTTCTTTTAATGCGACCACAGGCACTGATTCGTTTGCTTTTTATGCTGATGCATTTTGGCGAGAAGCGAATGACTATGAAATACCCGTCGCGGCTGAATTAGCACATGACGATCATGACCATGCAGAACACCATAGTGATTATGTTGTAAAAAACAGCAACGAAGAGTCTGACGGCTTTACTGTTGGCGCCAGCTATTTATTCGATCAAGGCTTTATTGGTTTAGCCATCGAGCAATTTAATCGTCAATACGGCATTCCGGGTCACTCTCACGGTGGTGAAGACGAGCACAGTGATGAAGAAGAAAGCGTATTTGCCGATTTAGAACAAACTAAAGTGCAACTATTAGGTGAATACAACCTAGATAGTAAATGGCTTAATAAAATCAACCTACGTGCAGGTTTTACAGATTACGAGCACGCAGAAATTGAACACGGCTCAGTTGGCACCACATTTAAAAATGAAACCAACGAATTACGCGTAGACATTCTGCATAGTCAATTTAATGAGTGGAATGGCGGCATTAGCTTTCATTACAAACAAAGTGATGTTGAAGCACAAGGCTCAGAAGCGTTTACCCCTCCTTCACAAACACAAAGCTATGCCATTGCACTAATGGAAGAAAGACACTTTGGTGATTTTTTAGTGCAATTAGGTGGCCGCGCCGAACGCGTAACTATCGATGCAGATAACGTATTACTACCTAGTATTGATGCCCACGCGCACGATGACGTAGGTGGACATGACGACCATGATCACGGCCATGATGAACACAGCAACGCAACTCGCGTATTTGACGCAAAGCATGAATTTACCCCTGTTAGTTTATCTGCTGGCGTAGTCTGGGACTTTGCTCCTAGCTATAATTTAGGCTTGTCATTGTCGCGTTCAGAGCGTGCGCCATCAGCCTCTGAGTTATTGTCGTTCGGCCCTCATATTGGTACTGCAACCTATGAAGTCGGCGCATTGTTTGATATTCATGAAGACGGCCATTTAGGCTTATCTGATCACACCATTGATTTAGAAACCGCCAATAATATTGACTTAACCTTTCGTAAAACCCAAGGCGATATAGGCTTCATTTTTAATGCCTTCTATAACCAAGTAGACAACTATTATTATCAAGTTGAAACAGGCTTATACGCTGAAAGTGTCCACGACCACGAGGATGACCATGATCACGGTGACGAGCATGATCATTCATCTGAATTACCTGTTTATTTATTTAAGACGGACGATGTAACTTTACACGGTTTTGAAGCGCAAGTTGCATGGCAGTTAACCGACGAGTTCAAGCTTGAGCTATTTTCAGATTACGTGCGCGCTCGCCTTGACTCAGGTGGCAATCTACCGCGTACGCCACCACTGCGCTTCGGTACAGAGTTTAGCTACCAAACCGAAAAACTCAGTGCTCACATTCATGCCACTCGCTACCAAGAGCAAGACCGTACCGCTCCTGAAGAAACAGCTACCGATGGTTACACCTTGGTCAATGCCAGTATTTCTTATGATTTATCGGTACTCAATCAAGACCTTTCTTTGTACCTACGAGGCACAAATTTAACGAACACAGAAGCCCGTGTGCATAGCTCATTCTTAAAGAATATTGCGCCACGCCCAGGCCGCAGCTTTGCATTAGGCATTCGTGGCTATTTCTAA
- a CDS encoding 5-methyltetrahydrofolate--homocysteine methyltransferase, producing MTKLFKLKLIALAISSTLITACGDAETNIVEKDPIAVPDDGHDHGDGGDHGDGYTIDSLGRLAVLAADSNAASFFDLDDNKLLETFTLTHDSNTLSVSPDFRYALIASRSQDYLGFIDGGLWREDHGAHLHDYEQSPVLSSYELTSGSRPTHLVNHDGKLAIFYDGDADSGTTASVAVLTDNDITNATAALPSISYNINMHGVAEPRGEHVLSTIRRDDAQSTSNAKILPDQVGVYHFHDGEYELEQTLELTCPDLHGAAQNHDTIAFGCSDGVLLAHQHNDEYEAVKVANIDAVGDLRIGRLYGHEKSDTFIGIASGHGGGAAVLLSINPSDAEMEALEWQLADGASAVSYSFSANGEHFLVLDSLGFLNVLKAHAHDGHTHWELAGQVDITEQDVKTMPEGMSFSMTVAQNGHFAYVADPIAQHVVQVHLEDLEVEGELELTFPPAAITWLGIAQEEEHAHEH from the coding sequence ATGACCAAACTATTCAAACTAAAACTTATTGCACTTGCAATTAGCAGTACATTAATTACAGCCTGCGGCGATGCAGAAACCAACATTGTTGAAAAAGATCCCATTGCAGTGCCTGATGACGGCCATGATCACGGTGATGGTGGCGACCACGGCGACGGCTATACAATCGACTCATTAGGAAGACTCGCTGTACTTGCCGCTGATAGCAACGCAGCCAGCTTTTTTGACTTAGACGACAATAAACTGCTTGAAACATTCACCCTAACACATGATTCAAATACGCTGTCAGTGTCTCCTGATTTTCGTTATGCACTTATTGCAAGTCGCAGCCAAGATTACCTTGGCTTTATTGATGGTGGCTTATGGCGTGAAGATCACGGTGCACACCTACATGACTACGAACAAAGCCCTGTACTTAGCAGTTATGAACTAACCAGCGGCAGCCGCCCTACCCACCTCGTTAATCACGATGGTAAGTTAGCCATATTTTATGATGGTGATGCAGACTCAGGCACAACCGCCTCAGTAGCGGTGCTAACCGACAACGATATTACAAACGCAACAGCGGCATTACCAAGCATTAGCTACAATATAAATATGCACGGTGTGGCAGAGCCACGCGGCGAGCACGTATTATCAACAATTCGTCGCGATGATGCACAGAGTACATCAAACGCTAAGATCCTGCCTGATCAAGTCGGTGTTTATCATTTTCACGATGGCGAATACGAACTAGAGCAAACACTTGAGCTTACTTGCCCTGATTTACACGGTGCAGCACAAAACCACGACACCATCGCATTTGGTTGTAGTGACGGCGTGCTATTAGCGCATCAACATAATGACGAGTACGAAGCTGTAAAAGTGGCCAACATTGATGCTGTAGGCGATCTACGAATTGGTCGATTATACGGCCACGAAAAAAGCGATACCTTTATTGGTATAGCTTCGGGTCATGGCGGCGGCGCTGCTGTACTGTTAAGTATCAACCCAAGCGACGCTGAAATGGAAGCGTTAGAATGGCAACTAGCCGATGGCGCAAGTGCAGTATCTTATTCGTTTTCAGCCAACGGCGAGCACTTTTTAGTACTAGACAGCCTAGGCTTTTTAAACGTACTTAAAGCACATGCGCACGACGGTCACACGCACTGGGAACTAGCAGGTCAAGTTGATATCACTGAACAAGACGTAAAAACCATGCCTGAAGGCATGAGTTTTAGTATGACAGTAGCGCAAAATGGTCACTTTGCTTATGTTGCAGACCCAATTGCTCAACACGTTGTACAGGTGCACTTAGAAGACCTAGAAGTGGAAGGTGAACTAGAACTTACATTCCCACCAGCGGCTATCACTTGGTTAGGTATAGCACAAGAAGAAGAGCACGCTCACGAACACTAG